From Poecile atricapillus isolate bPoeAtr1 chromosome Z, bPoeAtr1.hap1, whole genome shotgun sequence, one genomic window encodes:
- the LOC131573008 gene encoding ADP-ribosylation factor-binding protein GGA1-like isoform X3 produces MYSWTLGLPHEVKISEAYQMLKKQGIVKCDPKLPDDAPFPPPPPRPKNIIFDDEEKSKTLARLLKSSHPEDLRAANKLIKEMVQEDQKRMEKISKRVNAIEEVNNNVKLLTEMVTNYSKGETTESNEDLMKELYQRCERMRPMLFRLASDTEDNDEALAEILQANDNLTQVINLYKQLVRGEEINGETVASPLRGSTSALLDLSGLELPATCPSYPALPTVSGGSAVPVPDQAGSVSLLDDELMSLGLNDPAPHPVQAGDSSGWNSFQSSDSNELSITPIMATPPVKADAGASSPKPSSSSSGLDDLDLLGKTLLQQSLPPESQQVRWEKQQPPPRLTLRDLQNRSNSGTAAHNPSAPPVLQSISPNPTLPMTSELPAPATLPKAATTPAGSTAVPPRAPATALPQEISLANITVPLESIKPSSILPVTVYDQHGFRVLFHFAKDALPERPDVLVVVISMLSTAPQPIRNIVFQSAVPKIMKVKLQPPSGTELPAFNPIVHPSAITQVLLLANPQKEKVRLRYKLTFTMGEQTYNEIGDVDQFPPPESWGNL; encoded by the exons ATGTACAGCTGGACATTAGGGCTGCCTCATGAGGTGAAGATATCAGAAGCTTACCAGATGCTGAAGAAGCAAG GGATTGTGAAGTGTGACCCCAAACTTCCCGATGATGCTCCTTTTCCACCGCCTCCTCCTCGACCCAAGAACATCATCTTTGATGATGAAGAAAAATCCAAG aCGCTGGCTCGCCTCCTGAAAAGTTCCCATCCTGAGGATCTCCGGGCTGCCAACAAGCTCATCAAGGAAATGGTTCAGGAG GACCAAAAGCGCATGGAGAAGATCTCCAAGAGGGTGAATGCCATTGAGGAGGTGAACAACAATGTGAAGCTGCTGACAGAGATGGTGACAAACTACAGCAAGGGGGAAACAACAGAAAGCAATGAGGACCTAATGAAG GAGCTGTATCAGCGCTGTGAGCGCATGAGGCCCATGCTTTTCCGGCTTGCTAGTGACACAGAAGACAATGATGAAGCTCTAG CGGAGATTCTGCAAGCCAATGACAATCTGACCCAGGTGATCAATCTCTACAAGCAGCTCGTTCGGGGAGAAGAGATCAATGGAGAGACGGTGGCAAGTCCTCTTCGAg gCAGCACTTCAGCACTTCTAGATCTATCTGGCCTGGAGCTTCCAGCAACATGCCCTTCCTACCCAGCTTTGCCCACCGTTTCAGGTGGCTCAGCAGTCCCCGTGCCTGACCAAGCTGGCTCTGTCTCCTTGTTGGATGATGAACTCATGTCTTTAG GCCTGAATGACCCAGCACCACATCCTGTCCAGGCTGGTGACAGCAGTGGCTGGAACAGCTTCCAG TCTTCAGACAGCAATGAGCTCAGTATCACCCCTATCATGGCAACACCACCAGTCAAAGCAGATGCTGGTGCATCCTCCCCCAAACCATCTTCTAGCAGCAGTGGCCTCGATGACCTGGACCTCCTGGGCAAGACACTGCTGCAGCAGTCTTTGCCTCCAGAATCTCAACAAGTGCGATG GGAGAAGCAGCAACCACCCCCTCGGCTCACCCTGAGGGACCTGCAGAACAGGAGCAATTCTGGCACCGCAGCCCACAATCCCAGTGCTCCGCCTGTGCTCCAGAGTATCTCCCCTAACCCCACGCTGCCTATGACCTCAGAGCTGCCTGCCCCTGCTACACTTCCAAAAGCTGCCACCACACCAGCAGGAAGTACTGCAGTCCCACCACGGGCTCCTGCCACTGCGCTGCCCCAGGAGATCTCGCTGGCCAACATCACTGTGCCTCTGGAGTCAATCAAACCCA GCAGCATCCTCCCTGTGACAGTGTATGATCAGCATGGCTTCCGTGTCCTCTTCCACTTTGCTAAGGATGCCCTGCCTGAGAGACCTGATGTGCTTGTGGTGGTGATTTCTATGCTTAGCACGGCCCCGCAGCCCATCCGCAATATTGTCTTTCAGTCTGCCGTCCCCAAG ATAATGAAGGTGAAGCTACAGCCTCCCtcaggcacagagctgccagcatTCAATCCCATTGTCCACCCCAGTGCCATCACCCAAGTCCTGCTGCTCGCTAATCCACAGAAG GAGAAAGTGAGACTACGGTACAAACTGACCTTCACCATGGGAGAGCAAACCTACAATGAAATTGGAGATGTGGACCAGTTTCCCCCACCAGAATCCTGGGGAAACCTCTAG
- the LOC131573008 gene encoding ADP-ribosylation factor-binding protein GGA1-like isoform X1, with protein sequence MEPETLEARINKATNPLNKDLDWDGINAFCEQLNKELEGPPLATRLLAHKIQSPQEWEAIQALTVLESCMKSCGKRFHDEVGKFRFLNELIKVVSPKYLGSRTSEKVKSKILELMYSWTLGLPHEVKISEAYQMLKKQGIVKCDPKLPDDAPFPPPPPRPKNIIFDDEEKSKTLARLLKSSHPEDLRAANKLIKEMVQEDQKRMEKISKRVNAIEEVNNNVKLLTEMVTNYSKGETTESNEDLMKELYQRCERMRPMLFRLASDTEDNDEALAEILQANDNLTQVINLYKQLVRGEEINGETVASPLRGSTSALLDLSGLELPATCPSYPALPTVSGGSAVPVPDQAGSVSLLDDELMSLGLNDPAPHPVQAGDSSGWNSFQSSDSNELSITPIMATPPVKADAGASSPKPSSSSSGLDDLDLLGKTLLQQSLPPESQQVRWEKQQPPPRLTLRDLQNRSNSGTAAHNPSAPPVLQSISPNPTLPMTSELPAPATLPKAATTPAGSTAVPPRAPATALPQEISLANITVPLESIKPSSILPVTVYDQHGFRVLFHFAKDALPERPDVLVVVISMLSTAPQPIRNIVFQSAVPKIMKVKLQPPSGTELPAFNPIVHPSAITQVLLLANPQKEKVRLRYKLTFTMGEQTYNEIGDVDQFPPPESWGNL encoded by the exons GTGCTGGAGTCCTGCATGAAGAGCTGTGGCAAACGCTTCCACGATGAGGTGGGCAAGTTCCGCTTCCTCAATGAGCTCATCAAGGTGGTGTCCCCTAAG TATCTTGGCAGCCGGACATCAGAAAAAGTGAAGTCAAAGATCCTGGAGCTGATGTACAGCTGGACATTAGGGCTGCCTCATGAGGTGAAGATATCAGAAGCTTACCAGATGCTGAAGAAGCAAG GGATTGTGAAGTGTGACCCCAAACTTCCCGATGATGCTCCTTTTCCACCGCCTCCTCCTCGACCCAAGAACATCATCTTTGATGATGAAGAAAAATCCAAG aCGCTGGCTCGCCTCCTGAAAAGTTCCCATCCTGAGGATCTCCGGGCTGCCAACAAGCTCATCAAGGAAATGGTTCAGGAG GACCAAAAGCGCATGGAGAAGATCTCCAAGAGGGTGAATGCCATTGAGGAGGTGAACAACAATGTGAAGCTGCTGACAGAGATGGTGACAAACTACAGCAAGGGGGAAACAACAGAAAGCAATGAGGACCTAATGAAG GAGCTGTATCAGCGCTGTGAGCGCATGAGGCCCATGCTTTTCCGGCTTGCTAGTGACACAGAAGACAATGATGAAGCTCTAG CGGAGATTCTGCAAGCCAATGACAATCTGACCCAGGTGATCAATCTCTACAAGCAGCTCGTTCGGGGAGAAGAGATCAATGGAGAGACGGTGGCAAGTCCTCTTCGAg gCAGCACTTCAGCACTTCTAGATCTATCTGGCCTGGAGCTTCCAGCAACATGCCCTTCCTACCCAGCTTTGCCCACCGTTTCAGGTGGCTCAGCAGTCCCCGTGCCTGACCAAGCTGGCTCTGTCTCCTTGTTGGATGATGAACTCATGTCTTTAG GCCTGAATGACCCAGCACCACATCCTGTCCAGGCTGGTGACAGCAGTGGCTGGAACAGCTTCCAG TCTTCAGACAGCAATGAGCTCAGTATCACCCCTATCATGGCAACACCACCAGTCAAAGCAGATGCTGGTGCATCCTCCCCCAAACCATCTTCTAGCAGCAGTGGCCTCGATGACCTGGACCTCCTGGGCAAGACACTGCTGCAGCAGTCTTTGCCTCCAGAATCTCAACAAGTGCGATG GGAGAAGCAGCAACCACCCCCTCGGCTCACCCTGAGGGACCTGCAGAACAGGAGCAATTCTGGCACCGCAGCCCACAATCCCAGTGCTCCGCCTGTGCTCCAGAGTATCTCCCCTAACCCCACGCTGCCTATGACCTCAGAGCTGCCTGCCCCTGCTACACTTCCAAAAGCTGCCACCACACCAGCAGGAAGTACTGCAGTCCCACCACGGGCTCCTGCCACTGCGCTGCCCCAGGAGATCTCGCTGGCCAACATCACTGTGCCTCTGGAGTCAATCAAACCCA GCAGCATCCTCCCTGTGACAGTGTATGATCAGCATGGCTTCCGTGTCCTCTTCCACTTTGCTAAGGATGCCCTGCCTGAGAGACCTGATGTGCTTGTGGTGGTGATTTCTATGCTTAGCACGGCCCCGCAGCCCATCCGCAATATTGTCTTTCAGTCTGCCGTCCCCAAG ATAATGAAGGTGAAGCTACAGCCTCCCtcaggcacagagctgccagcatTCAATCCCATTGTCCACCCCAGTGCCATCACCCAAGTCCTGCTGCTCGCTAATCCACAGAAG GAGAAAGTGAGACTACGGTACAAACTGACCTTCACCATGGGAGAGCAAACCTACAATGAAATTGGAGATGTGGACCAGTTTCCCCCACCAGAATCCTGGGGAAACCTCTAG
- the LOC131573802 gene encoding SH3 domain-binding protein 1-like, with amino-acid sequence MMKRQFNRMRQQLSHPNITIRAQEATELLSEDLLQIEQRIEPAKRAAHSVSKRLQACLQGQCGSEMDKRVKKLPLMALSMAMAESFKELDTESSLGKALEMGCCIQSSLAKIVAEFEIALEHYVLQPLNKLSEEELPTILKRKKTLQKLISDWNTIKSRLNQAAKSSSNSTGAGAGPGASSAANKLEILKEEEEEVKRKVEQCKDEYMADLYHFSTKEDIYASYFIKLLEIQSQYHRQSLESLDSALAELRESHRQTEPSFTTDTPVAGYYGVSLETHLKSLGREIALPIEACVMMLLASGMKEEGLFRLAAGASVLRKLKNSLASGSNALEEFYSDPHAVAGALKSYLRELPQPLMTFELYDEWVKVASLKDTDSRVQSLRDTCSRLPQDSYNNLRYLIKFLAKLAEHQEVNKMTPSNIAIVLGPNLLWSQQSTGDPMQLDLASVSSIQAVVEALIQNVDTLFPGELDFNVSGMFMPPTNTGLCKAAPVEEPTPATPPASTPTLLDGEATSRDPEAKSQPASPALPRSPPEAAGPPALTMTDTTTHKGKRPAPARPTMPPPPVTQPRSTAPAQAASPKALPRRMPSRAPCIPPPLPPQPAPRHSRDAPPSPKPSTGEADTVAAMDCVPGTTEEGQPLPAGGSPLPTSAPEGQPTEN; translated from the exons ATGATGAAAAGACAGTTTAATCGAATGCGCCAGCAGCTGTCCCATCCCAACATCACCATTAG agcccaaGAAGCAACTGAGCTCCTGTCAGAAGATTTGCTGCAG ATTGAGCAGAGGATTGAGCCGGCCAAGCGAGCAGCTCACAGTGTGTCCAAGAGGCTCCAAGCCTGCCTGCAGGGACAATGTGGCTCCGAGATGGACAAGCGAGTG AAGAAGCTGCCTTTGATGGCTCTGTCCATGGCGATGGCTGAGAGCTTCAAGGAATTAGACACAGAGTCCAGCCTTGG gaaagccctggagatggGGTGCTGCATACAGAGCTCACTGGCCAAAATTGTCGCTGAGTTTGAGATTGCCCTGGAGCACTATGTCCTGCAGCCACTCAACAAGCTCAGTGAG GAGGAGCTCCCCACCATCCTGAAGCGCAAGAAGACCCTCCAGAAGTTGATTTCTGACTGGAACACAATCAAGAGCCG GCTGAACCAAGCTGCCAAGAGTTCCAGTAACAGCactggagctggtgctggccCAGGGGCATCCTCTGCTGCCAACAAACTGGAGATCTtaaaggaagaagaggaggaggtgaagAGGAAGGTGGAGCAGTGCAAG GATGAGTACATGGCTGACCTCTACCACTTCTCCACCAAAGAGGACATCTATGCCAGCTACTTCATCAAA CTATTGGAAATCCAATCCCAGTACCACCGGCAGTCACTGGAATCTCTGGACTCAGCTCTTGCAGAGCTGAGGGAAAGCCACAGACAGACAG AGCCTTCCTTCACGACAGACACCCCAGTGGCGGGGTACTATGGAGTGTCCCTAGAGACACACCTCAAGAGCTTAGGCCGGGAGATTGCGCTTCCCATCGAAGCCTGTGTCATGATGCTGTTGGCTTCTGGCATGAAGGAGGAG GGGCTCTTCCGGCTGGCAGCGGGTgcctcagtgctgaggaagCTGAAGAACAGCTTGGCCAGCGGCTCCAATGCCCTGGAGGAGTTTTACTCCGACCCCCATGCTGTGGCTG GTGCACTGAAATCCTACCTGcgggagctgccccagcctttGATGACCTTCGAACTCTATGACGAATGGGTCAAAGTGGCCAG CTTAAAGGACACTGACAGCCGCGTACAGAGCCTGAGAGACACCTGCAGCCGCCTGCCCCAGGACAGCTACAACAATCTGAG GTATCTGATCAAGTTTTTAGCCAAGCTGGCTGAACACCAGGAAGTGAATAAAATGACCCCCAGCAACATTGCCATTGTGCTGGGCCCAAACCTGCTGTGgtcacagcagagcacagg AGATCCCATGCAACTGGACTTGGCCTCAGTCTCCTCCATCCAGGCTGTGGTAGAAGCCCTCATCCAGAATGTGGACACTCTCTTCCCTGGAG AGTTAGATTTCAATGTCTCAGGCATGTTCATGCCACCCACCAACACCGGACTTTGCAAGGCTGCCCCAGTGGAAGAGCCAACTCCTGCGACCCCTCCAGCCAGCACCCCCACCCTTTTGGATGGAGAGGC CACCTCCAGGGACCCTGAGGCCAAGTCCCAGCCGgcatccccagcactgcccaggtcACCTCCTGAAGCTGCAGGGCCACCAGCTCTGACGATGACTGACACCACCACCCACAAAG GCAAACGCCCAGCTCCGGCCCGACCCACAATGCCACCACCGCCTGTGACGCAGCCTCggagcacagctcctgcccaggcAGCCAGCCCCAAAGCCCTGCCACGTCGGATGCCCAGCCGAGCCCCCTGCATCCCACCGCCGCTCCCTCCACAGCCAGCACCCCGCCACAGCCGAGATGCCCCACCATCCCCCAAGCCTTCCACTGGTGAGGCTGACACAGTGGCTGCCATGGACTGTGTGCCAGGAACCACAGAGGAGGGGCAGCCActgccagcaggaggaagccCCCTGCCCACATCGGCCCCAGAAGGACAGCCCACAGAGAACTGA
- the LOC131573695 gene encoding chronophin-like — protein sequence MASCRRLSGAGLREVLGPAQGLLFDCDGVLWAGERAVPGAPELLERLRRSGKAALFVSNNSRRSVAELERRFSRLGFRGVRAEHVFSSALCSALFLRQRLLGGGGNGSGPGRVFVLGGEGLRGEVRDAGLRLAGEGEPAPGEPVRAVLVGYDDQFTFAKLAQACGYLRDPQCLLVATDPDPWHPLSDGQRTPGTGSLTAAVETASGRKALVVGKPNTYMFDCIVERFGVDPSRTLMVGDRLETDILFGKNCGLATILTLTGVSRLEEAQAYMASDSAAAKDLVPNYYVDSIADLIPGLDE from the exons atGGCGAGCTGCCGGCGGCTGAGCGGCGCGGGGCTGCGGGAGGTGCTGGGCCCGGCGCAGGGGCTGCTCTTCGACTGCGACGGCGTCCTGTGGGCGGGCGAGCGCGCCGTGCCCGGCGCCCCCGAGCTGCTGGAGCGGCTGCGGCGCAGCGGCAAGGCCGCCCTTTTCGTCAGCAATAACAGCCGCCGCTCGGTGGCCGAGCTGGAGCGGCGCTTCAGCCGTCTCGGCTTCCGCGGCGTGCGCGCCGAGCACGTCTTCAGCTCCGCGCTCTGCTCCGCTCTCTTCCTCCGCCAGCGCCTCCTCGGCGGCGGCGGGAACGGGAGCGGGCCCGGCCGCGTCTTCGTGCTGGGCGGCGAGGGGCTGCGCGGCGAGGTGCGCGACGCCGGGCTGCGCCTGGCGGGCGAGGGCGAGCCGGCGCCCGGCGAGCCGGTGCGCGCCGTCCTGGTGGGCTACGACGACCAGTTCACCTTCGCCAAGCTGGCGCAGGCCTGCGGCTACCTGCGCGACCCGCAGTGCCTGCTGGTGGCCACCGACCCCGACCCCTGGCACCCGCTCAGCGACGGCCAGCGCACCCCCG ggaCTGGCAGCCTCACAGCCGCGGTGGAAACGGCTTCGGGCCGCAAGGCGCTGGTGGTGGGGAAGCCCAACACGTACATGTTTGATTGCATCGTGGAGCGTTTCGGTGTCGACCCGTCCCGCACCCTCATGGTGGGAGACCGTCTGGAGACAGACATCCTCTTCGGCAAGAACTGCGGCCTTGCCACCATTCTCACCCTGACAGGCGTTTCCCGCCTGGAAGAGGCGCAGGCCTACATGGCCAGCGACAGCGCTGCTGCCAAGGATCTGGTGCCCAATTACTATGTGGACAGTATTGCAGACTTGATACCAGGCCTGGATGAGTAA
- the LOC131573008 gene encoding ADP-ribosylation factor-binding protein GGA1-like isoform X2 translates to MGSYPGPHGWDSPGPSPQVLESCMKSCGKRFHDEVGKFRFLNELIKVVSPKYLGSRTSEKVKSKILELMYSWTLGLPHEVKISEAYQMLKKQGIVKCDPKLPDDAPFPPPPPRPKNIIFDDEEKSKTLARLLKSSHPEDLRAANKLIKEMVQEDQKRMEKISKRVNAIEEVNNNVKLLTEMVTNYSKGETTESNEDLMKELYQRCERMRPMLFRLASDTEDNDEALAEILQANDNLTQVINLYKQLVRGEEINGETVASPLRGSTSALLDLSGLELPATCPSYPALPTVSGGSAVPVPDQAGSVSLLDDELMSLGLNDPAPHPVQAGDSSGWNSFQSSDSNELSITPIMATPPVKADAGASSPKPSSSSSGLDDLDLLGKTLLQQSLPPESQQVRWEKQQPPPRLTLRDLQNRSNSGTAAHNPSAPPVLQSISPNPTLPMTSELPAPATLPKAATTPAGSTAVPPRAPATALPQEISLANITVPLESIKPSSILPVTVYDQHGFRVLFHFAKDALPERPDVLVVVISMLSTAPQPIRNIVFQSAVPKIMKVKLQPPSGTELPAFNPIVHPSAITQVLLLANPQKEKVRLRYKLTFTMGEQTYNEIGDVDQFPPPESWGNL, encoded by the exons GCTGGGACTCACCTGGCCCCTCTCCCCAGGTGCTGGAGTCCTGCATGAAGAGCTGTGGCAAACGCTTCCACGATGAGGTGGGCAAGTTCCGCTTCCTCAATGAGCTCATCAAGGTGGTGTCCCCTAAG TATCTTGGCAGCCGGACATCAGAAAAAGTGAAGTCAAAGATCCTGGAGCTGATGTACAGCTGGACATTAGGGCTGCCTCATGAGGTGAAGATATCAGAAGCTTACCAGATGCTGAAGAAGCAAG GGATTGTGAAGTGTGACCCCAAACTTCCCGATGATGCTCCTTTTCCACCGCCTCCTCCTCGACCCAAGAACATCATCTTTGATGATGAAGAAAAATCCAAG aCGCTGGCTCGCCTCCTGAAAAGTTCCCATCCTGAGGATCTCCGGGCTGCCAACAAGCTCATCAAGGAAATGGTTCAGGAG GACCAAAAGCGCATGGAGAAGATCTCCAAGAGGGTGAATGCCATTGAGGAGGTGAACAACAATGTGAAGCTGCTGACAGAGATGGTGACAAACTACAGCAAGGGGGAAACAACAGAAAGCAATGAGGACCTAATGAAG GAGCTGTATCAGCGCTGTGAGCGCATGAGGCCCATGCTTTTCCGGCTTGCTAGTGACACAGAAGACAATGATGAAGCTCTAG CGGAGATTCTGCAAGCCAATGACAATCTGACCCAGGTGATCAATCTCTACAAGCAGCTCGTTCGGGGAGAAGAGATCAATGGAGAGACGGTGGCAAGTCCTCTTCGAg gCAGCACTTCAGCACTTCTAGATCTATCTGGCCTGGAGCTTCCAGCAACATGCCCTTCCTACCCAGCTTTGCCCACCGTTTCAGGTGGCTCAGCAGTCCCCGTGCCTGACCAAGCTGGCTCTGTCTCCTTGTTGGATGATGAACTCATGTCTTTAG GCCTGAATGACCCAGCACCACATCCTGTCCAGGCTGGTGACAGCAGTGGCTGGAACAGCTTCCAG TCTTCAGACAGCAATGAGCTCAGTATCACCCCTATCATGGCAACACCACCAGTCAAAGCAGATGCTGGTGCATCCTCCCCCAAACCATCTTCTAGCAGCAGTGGCCTCGATGACCTGGACCTCCTGGGCAAGACACTGCTGCAGCAGTCTTTGCCTCCAGAATCTCAACAAGTGCGATG GGAGAAGCAGCAACCACCCCCTCGGCTCACCCTGAGGGACCTGCAGAACAGGAGCAATTCTGGCACCGCAGCCCACAATCCCAGTGCTCCGCCTGTGCTCCAGAGTATCTCCCCTAACCCCACGCTGCCTATGACCTCAGAGCTGCCTGCCCCTGCTACACTTCCAAAAGCTGCCACCACACCAGCAGGAAGTACTGCAGTCCCACCACGGGCTCCTGCCACTGCGCTGCCCCAGGAGATCTCGCTGGCCAACATCACTGTGCCTCTGGAGTCAATCAAACCCA GCAGCATCCTCCCTGTGACAGTGTATGATCAGCATGGCTTCCGTGTCCTCTTCCACTTTGCTAAGGATGCCCTGCCTGAGAGACCTGATGTGCTTGTGGTGGTGATTTCTATGCTTAGCACGGCCCCGCAGCCCATCCGCAATATTGTCTTTCAGTCTGCCGTCCCCAAG ATAATGAAGGTGAAGCTACAGCCTCCCtcaggcacagagctgccagcatTCAATCCCATTGTCCACCCCAGTGCCATCACCCAAGTCCTGCTGCTCGCTAATCCACAGAAG GAGAAAGTGAGACTACGGTACAAACTGACCTTCACCATGGGAGAGCAAACCTACAATGAAATTGGAGATGTGGACCAGTTTCCCCCACCAGAATCCTGGGGAAACCTCTAG
- the LOC131573734 gene encoding beta-galactoside-binding lectin-like, which yields MSCGPVCTNLGLKPGQRLTVKGKIAPNAKSFVMNLGKDATLLGLHFNPRFDAHGDVNTIVCNSKKVEEWGAEHRETVFPFQKGGIAEITFGVNQNDVTVHLPGHQFTFPNRLNLSVFDYFDTQGDFTLQSLSWE from the exons atGTCTTGC GGACCAGTGTGCACCAACTTGGGTCTCAAGCCTGGCCAGCGCCTCACTGTCAAGGGGAAAATTGCACCAAATGCCAAGAG tTTTGTGATGAATCTGGGCAAGGATGCTACCCTCCTTGGACTTCATTTCAATCCCCGTTTTGATGCTCATGGCGATGTGAACACCATCGTGTGCAACTCAAAGAAGGTGGAAGAGTGGggtgcagagcacagggagacTGTCTTTCCTTTCCAGAAGGGGGGCATAGCAGAG ATCACTTTTGGTGTCAACCAAAATGATGTGACAGTCCACCTGCCAGGCCACCAGTTCACGTTCCCTAACCGGCTTAACCTCTCTGTCTTTGACTACTTTGATACACAAGGGGACTTCACACTCCAGTCCCTCAGCTGGGAATAA